cttgaataaccaaacaaagccctggaacacaataataggatcttggcgatgaaaaagtctcaaaatgggtcatagtgctctatatacgcatgctaaaattgataggttttcccgagtaaaatgcattcagagcccatttacaagactatccgtgagtttaatcgtagaacccatgtgcggctttagaagaccgcttcaatacctttccaaaactgtcttaatcgcctcgctaggacacatggttacgaagttatggccatttgaaggaatgtccaactttcccatccatccatatggccatggttgaaatttgacgaaaatgcaaggtcaaccattatcgttcttatatcattgaggcttcttgaataaccaaaccaaagccctggaacacaataataagatcttggcgatgaaaaagtctcaaaatgggtcatagtgcactatatacgcatgctaaaattgataggttttcccgagtaaaatgcattcagagcccatttacaagactatccgtgagattaatcgtagaacccatgtgcagCTTTAGaaaccgcttcaatacctttccaaaactgtcttaatcgcctcgctaggacacatggttacgaagttatggccatttgaaggaatgtccaactttcccatccatccatatggccatggttgaaattttgacgaaaatgcaaggtcaaccattatcgtgcttatatcattgaggcttcttgaataaccaaaccaaagccctggaacacaataataaggatcttggcgatgaaaaagtctcaaaataggtcatagtgcactatatacgcatgctaaattgataggtttttcccgagtaaaatgcattcagagcccatttacaagactacccgtgagtttaatcgtagaacccatgtgcggctttacaagaccgcttcaatacctttccaaaactgtcttaatcgcctcgctaggacacatggttacgaagttatggccatttgaaggaatgtccaactttcccatccatccatatggccatggttgaaatttggacgaaaatgcaaggtcaaccattatcgttcttttATCATTgagcttcttgaataaccaaaccaaagccctggaacacaataataaggatcttggcgatgaaaaagtctcaaatgggtcatagtgtactatatacgcatgctaaaattgataggttttcccgagtaaaatgcattcagagcccatttacaagactatccgtgagtttaatcgtagaacccatgtgcggctttagaagaccgcttcaatacctttccaaaactgtcttaatcgcctcgctaggacacatggttacgaagttatgccatttgaaggaatgtccaactttcccatccatccatatggccatggttgaaattttgacgaaaatgcaaggtcaaccattatcgttcttatatcattgaggcttcttgaataaccaaaccaaagccctggaacacaataataaggatcttggcgatgaaaaagtctcaaaatgggtcatagtgctctatatacgcatgctaaaattgataggttttcccgagtaaaatgcattcagagcccatttacaagactatccgtgagtttaatcgtagaacccatgtgcggctttagaagaccgcttcaatacctttccaaactgtcttaatcgcctcgctaggacacatggttacgaagttatggccatttgaaggaatgtccaactttcccatccatccatatggccatggttgaaattttgacgaaaatgcaaggtcaaccattatcgttctttatatcattgaggcttcttgaataaccaaaccaaagccctggaacacaataataaggatcttggcgatgaaaaagtctcaaaatgggtcatagtgcactatatacgcatgctaaaattgataggttttcccgagtaaaatgcattcagagcccatttacaagactatccgtgagtttaatcgtagaacccatgtgcggctttagaagaccgcttcaatacctttccaaaactgtcttaatcgcctcgctaggacacatggttacgaagttatggccatttgaaggaatgtccaactttcccatccatccatatggccatggttgaaattttgacgaaaatgcaaggtcaaccattatcgttcttatatcattgaggcttcttgaataaccaaaccaaagccctggaacacaatataaggatcttggcgatgaaaaagtctcaaaatgggtcatagtgctctatatacgcatgctaaaattgataggttttcccgagtaaaatgcattcagagcccatttacaagactatccgtgagtttaatcgtagaacccatgtgcggctttagaagaccgcttcaatacctttccaaaactgtcttaattgcctcgctaggacacatggttacgaagttatggccatttgaaggaatgtccaactttcccatccatccatatggccatggttgaaattttgacgaaaataccattatcgttcttatatcattgaggcttcttgaataaccaaaccaaagccctggaacacaataataaggatcttggcgatgaaaaagtctcaaaatggtcatagtgcactatatacacatgctaaaattgataggttttcccgagtaaaatgcattcagagcccatttacaagactatccgtgagtttaatcgtagaacccatgcgcagctttagaagaccgcttcaatacctttccaaaactgtcttaatcgtctcgctaggacacatggttacgaagttatggccatttgaaggaaggtccaactttcccatccatccatatggccatggttgaaattttgacgaaaatgcaaggtcaaccattatcgttcttatatcattgaggcttcttgaataaccaaatcaaagccctggaacacaataataaggatcttggcgatgaaaaagtctcaaaatgggtcatagtgcactatatacgcatgctaaaattgataggttttcccgagtaaaatgcattcagagcccatttacaagactatccgtgagtttaatcgtagaacccatgtgcggctttagaaaaccgcttcaatacctttccaaaactgtcttaatcgcctcgctaggacacatggttacgaagttatggccatttgaaggaatgtccaactttcccatccatccatatggccatggttgaaattttgacgaaaatgcaaggtcaaccattatcgttcttatatcattgaggcttcttgaataaccaaaccaaagccctggaacacaataataaggatcttggcgatgaaaagtctcaaaatgggtcatagtgctctatatacgcatgctaaaattgataggttttcccgagtaaaatgcattcagagcccatttacaagactatccgtgagtttaatcgtagaaccgatgtgcggctttagaagaccgcttcaatacctttccaaaactgtcttaatcgcctcgctaggacacatggtacgaagttatggccatttgaaggaatgtccaactttcccatccatccatatggccatggttgaaattttgacgaaaatgcaaggtcaaccattatcgttcttatatcattgaggcttcttgaataaccaaaccaaagccctggaacacaataataaggatcttggcgatgaaaaagtctcaaaatgggtcaaagtgcactatatacgcatgctaaaattgataggttttcccgagtaaaatgcattcagagcccatttacaagactatccgtgagtttaatcgtagaacccatgtgcggctttagaagaccgcttcaatacctttccaaaactgtcttaatcgtctcgctaggacacatggttacgaagttatggccatttgaaggaatgtccaactttcccatccatccatatggccatggttgaaattttgacgaaaatgcaaggtcaaccattatcgttcttatatcatggaggcttcttgaataaccaaaccaaagccctggaacacaataataaggatcttggcgatgaaaaagtctcaaaatgggtcatagtgcactatatacgcatgctaaaattgataggttttcccgagtaaaatgcattcagaggccatttacaagactacccgtgagttgaatcgtagaacccatgtgcggcgttacaagaccgcttcaatacctttccaaaactgtcttaatcgtctcgctaggacacatggttacgaagttatggccatttgaaggaatgtccaactttcccatccatccatatggccatggttgaaattttgacgaaaatgcaaggtcaaccattatcgttcttatatcattgaggcttcttgaataaccaaatcaaagccctggaacacaataataaggatcttggcgatgaaaaagtctcaaaatgggtcatagtgcactatatacgcatgctaaaattgataggttttcccgagtaaaatgcattcagagcccatttactagactatccgtgagtttaatcgtagaacccatgtgcggctttagaagaccgcttcaatacctttccaaaactgtcttaatcgtctcgctaggacacatggttacgaagttatggccatttgaaggaaggtccaactttcccatccatccatatggccatggttgaaattttgacgaaaatgcaaggtcaaccattatcgttcttatatcattgaggcttcttgaataaccaaaccaaagccctggaacacaataataaggatcttggcgatgaaaaagtctcaaaatgggtcatagtgcactatatacgcatgctaaaattgatagattttcccgagtaaaatgcattcagagcccatttacaagactatccgtgagtttaatcgtagaacccatgtgcggctttagaagaccgcttcaatacctttccaaaactgtcttaatcgtctcgctaggacacatggttacgaagttatggccatttgaaggaatgtccaactttcctctccatccatatggccatggttgaaattttgacgaaaatgcaaggtcaaccattatcgttcttatatcattgaggcttcttgaataaccaaaccaaagccctggaacacaataataaggatcttggcggtgaaaaagtctcaaaatgggtgtAGTAAATTACACCGGGTGTGAAATTGGAGGAAAACTTGTGATATTTTGggaataagaaaaataacgtgTAGGCGGTTGAACTTTCTCTTTGCTAATGTGTATTCACTTGTCcgtttgagttcatttgtacaTGCTATAATTCATTACATAGTTCATTTCATCCTCATCTATTTCCCTGTTTATATTGTAGCCTTCAAGTGTTGTCTGTTTCTAATCCCGTTACCATAATCCCATAATTCATGCCATAatataattcaaataaatatatacattGAAATTCAAACATTCCGGCCACCAAAAGAgaattctttttaaaatttcaaaaaagccataaattcaaataaagAAGTGAGCGAGCAAAGTATAAACCTAGCTGACCTATAACACTTGACATCTCGCTAATGTCAACAAGGTTTGTTTATTATATTTCACGTGGTGAAGCTGCGCGACATTCTAACCTTTGCTGCTCAATGGGATTAGGTAGCAATGCGATCCTATTTACTGCTCTGACGATTTCCTTTCCCGTGCCTGTTCGTAGTGTAACTACTCTAACTACACCGTCTTTACCCGGATGTAAAGCAGTTCTTCGCCCTTTCGGCCAAACGGTAGGTGGAACGTTATCTTCCTTTACTATAACTAGCTGATTTATTTCTAGCTTGACCGGCGCATTGTTTGCGTGCCTTGCTCTGGcttgcagctgctgcaaatATTCTGGGTACCACCGGGACCAAAttacttgtaaatgctttTGCACTACTTGGTACTCTTTTAACCGATTGGAAGAAAGCTTACTTAAATCAACCTCCGGTACTGCCTGCATACTACAACCTATCAGAAAATGAGCCGGGGTTAATGCTTTCAAATCAGTTGGTTCGTCGGATAACGGTACCAACGGGCGAGAATTTAAACATTGCTCAACTTGAGCTAAAAGGGTAAGCATATGCTCCTGTGTAATGCTACTAACTCCTATTGTTTTTAGAAGGTGCTTTTTGGCCGATTTTACTGCCGCTTCCCAAAGACCTCCGAAATGAGGTGCACGCGGAGGGATAAATTTCCACACCATCTCATTTTCGGCGCACCAATCAAAAATCCCTCTCCTATCAACCTCATCGATTTTTAGCATCTTGTAGATACGATGCAGTTCATGCGCTGCCCCCTTAATGTTGTTGCATTGTCTGAATGCAATTCAGCAACCTTCCCTCTCCGCGCGACAAAACGACGTAATGCAGCCAAAAATGCAGTCGATGTGAGATCACTCACCAGTTCGATATGAACTGCCCTGGTCGCGAAGCAGACGAATATTGCGATATACGCCTTGGTGGGACTGCGATTGCGGATGGTGGACTTCAACAAGAACGGACCGCAATAATCCACCCCACTCACCGCAAACGGTCTCGTTGGTGTTACCCGTGACTCAGGCAAATCCGCTACCGCTGTTTTACCAACGTCGGCTTGTTTCTAAAGCAAGTGTGGCACTGGTGATACACACGCTTTACCATATTTCGGCCTCCAATTAACCAAAACTTCTGCCGCAGTATGGTTAACATTGCTTGTGGTCCGGCGTGCATTTCCTGCTGATGGACCCTTTCTGCCAATAGCACTGACAGACGATGTGATGCTGCAAGAACTGTCGGATGCTTCGAGGCCTCTGGGATGTTGGCATTACCTAGCCGGCCACCGACACGTAACACACCCTGTGCGTCGATGTATGGGGACAACCACTTCAGCTTTGATCTCGCACTAACCTGCTTCCCTCGTTGTAGATCGACCAGCTCTTCCGCGAACGACTCCTGTTGTGCTAGCTGGCACAAACGCAGCTCGGCTTGCTGTAGCTCCTCTGCTGTAAGCGGTGGAACGGAGTGCAGCAACGTCTTGATGTCCGCCTTTACCTTAACGCGCTTGCACGATGATGCCTTGGTTGCCTTAAGCGTTGTGATGAACCGCAAGCAGAAAGCCACAACTCTCCTTAACTTGCCATACCTTGAGTATTTGGCGAACAGTATGTTGCTAAAATCACACATCGTAGATGTAGTGACAATGTGTGAGACTGCCAGTCGCTCTTCGATGTCAGCCTCGCCTTCCTTCATCGCCGGTTGATCATGGGGCCACTTCTCTTGTCCGTAGGACAGCCAACTCGGTCCATGCCACCAACGTGTACACTGCAGCAATTCTTCCGGACTCAGCCCGCGCGAGATGTCATCCGCCGGGTTATCAACTCCAGGAACATGACGCCAGCTGGAGATACGCGTTTCTTCCTGTATTTGTGCCACCCTGTTGGCCACAAATGGTTTCCAGCGACGCGGTGATGAGTTCAGCCAGTGCATTACTGTCATCGAATCCGTCCAACAGATAGCCGTAGCTGACACCATGAGTGCAGAAACCACCTTCTGAAATAGGTGTACTGCTAGCCGTGCTGCACACAACTCCAACCGGGCGATTGAGTTCGTGTTTGCTAATGCTACCACCTTGGACTTGGCAGCTAGTAATCTGACCTGGATGCCTCTTGCGGATACTGCTCGTACATAGCAGCATGCTCCATATGCTCCTTGTGAAGCATCAGCGAATACATGTAGCTGCAGGTATTCTGTGCCGGATTGTGAAACAAACCGAGGCACTCGTAATTCGCGTAGCGAGTACTGTATTGTGCAGCTTTCTCCATTCCTCTTGCAGGTCCATTGGTAGTGCGCGATCCCAATCAAGCGTTTTGCCGTCTTGCTTCAACCCCCATAATCGCTGCAGAAACATTTTGGCAAGTATTACCGTTGGCCCTAGTAGGCCCAGGGGATCGAAGATTCTGGCCGTGTAAGACAAGACCAAACTTCGCGTAAGCTCTTGAGCTGGTCGTGCAAGGTCGACTCTGAACCGTAGCATGTCGTTAGACGGTTCCCAAACCAAGCCCAATGTTGAAATCGCTTGATCTTCCTGCCAGTCTAGAACTGGTTTGATCGCTAGATCGTCGCTCGGAACTCCTTCAAGCGCTTCGGAGACGTTAGATGCCCACTTCTTCAAGAGGAAACCTGCCGATTCAAGCATTTGCGAAATTTGCGTTCGCATTCCAACGGCCTCTACTACATCTTCTGCTCCAGTCAACAAATCATCCACATAAAAGTCATGTAGCACTGGGTCGGCTGCCAAAGGgtattgttgtttgtggtCGTGCGCAATTTGTTGTAGCGTTCGAGTAGCTAGAAATGGTGCTGTTGCGGTACCGTAGGTCACCGTTTGCAACTCATACGTGGAAATGGGATCGGAGGGACATTCACGGTAACGTATGCGCAATAGATTTCGATCGTTTTCACAATGACGAATCTGCCGGTACATTTTCTCTACGTCTGCCACTATTGCGACAGCGTGTTTTCGAAAGCGTAGGATGATTGTAAGCAGATCATCCTGCACTGTTGGACCAATCAGCAGAGTATCGTTTAGCGAGTAGCCAGATGTTGTTTTGCAGGATGCATCAAAAACAACACGCACCTTGGTTGTTGTACTGGTCTCTTTGACTACCGCGTGATGAGGAATGTAGCAATGTGGTTTGTTGTCATCAACGGGTTCCGTGAGTTTGATCATGTGTCCCAACGACTCATACTCTCTcataaatttaatatattCCCTTTCCATTTCAGGGTTGGCCTTCAGTCGACGTTCTACACCCAGTAAACGATTATCTGCTATCTCTTTTGACAAACCCAGCGTTCTTTCAGGTTTGGGGCTTCGCGGCAAAGACACAATGTAGCGATCTTGTGCATTACGGCTCGTGGTAGCTACGTAATGTTTTTCGCACATGTCCTCCTCAATTGACAAGGCAGGACCTTCCATAATACTCTCAGCCTCCCAAAACCGCTGGAGCAAGCGTTCGATGGCACCTTCGTTGGCGGCCGTGTGACACAATCGTAGATTGGGGCCAGCAAGTTGGGAAGTATTCCCCGAGACCGCCCATCCAAACGCAGTTTCTATCAGCCATGGCCTTCCGTTACCCAATGACTGTTTCCTTCCAGTATGTATCTCCCAGAACGTGTTTCCACCAATTACAACATCGACCTTTCCCGGAACGTGGAAAGACGAGTCTGCCAACTGTACGTTTGGGATGTTCCATTTCGCAATGTTTAAGGGAATGGTTGGAATTTCAGCTGACGGAGTCTTGAGCACTAGAAATTCCATTGACGAATGGAAGTCTTCTCCTAGCGATCGAACGGTCGCTGTGATGGAACCCTTTACGTGCTGTTTGATTTGCCCTATACCCGATACAGCAATGCTTACTTTGGACAGCGGTGTCAACAGTCGATGGGCCATAGATTCGGAGATAAAGTTGCACATCGATCCGGAATCTAACAGTGCTCGTGCTGTATGTTTATTGCCATGATCATCTACCAGTTGTAGTTGGACTGTTTCCAGCAGAACCACTTCATCATCCGACTGCGCAACCATTGTGACAATTGGCGTTACGTGCAGCAAGGAGTGATGGCGTGCGTTGCACGTAGTGCATTTAAACGCGGAACGACAATCCCTCACATGATGACTGCGATTGAGGCAGTTCCAACACAGTCGCTCACGGGTGGCTACTTCACGGCGTTGCTGTACGTCCTTTCGCAAGAATGCAGGACAATTGCGCAGATTGTGAAGCTCTGCACAACCCAAAACACACTGTTGAGCTGAAACATTCGGCGAAGTTCTCCTTGCAGTTGCAGCATTGCCCACAATGCTCGGCCTATGGTCGGAGACCCTTCTGTTGCCGGCCACCATTCTCAAACTGCCGTCACCGTTATTGGAAAACTCGCACGATGATTTTAATATTCGTACACGATCTTGCAAAAAGTCTACTAATTCCTTGTacttatcttttttatgttgtgcTGAGTGGTTCTCCCATGCCAGAATGGTCGACGAATCCAGCTTCATCAGAAGCAGGTTGGCGAGCGGCGTGTCCCAGGTGTCCACCGGTTCGTCGAGCTTCTTCAGCCCGTTCACATGCCGCGTGAATTCATCGACGAGCAGCGCCAAATCGTCCACGTTGTCACAGCTCACGGCCGGCAGGTGATGAATTTTCCGATAGTACTCCCGGATCAGCGTACGTGGATTATCGTACCGCTTCAGCAAGGCAGCCCACGTCACCTCGTAATTGTCTGCTGTCAATGTGGTGTGCtcgaaaagcaaaccaacctCGCCCTTCAAGGAGGACAGCAGATACTGCAGCTTCATTATATTCGGTATCTCACTGGCACTGTCGATCATCGCCACAAATCGGTCGCGGAACGTTAACCACTTGGTGGAATCGCCATCGAACGTAGGCAATTCGATTTTTGGAAGCCGCAAATTTACTGCACCTGATCGTCCCGAACTATTGAGAGTCGAGCTCGCTAATAGCATCGACTCATTCGACATATTTTGCGCGGCCGTAGGAGGTGGTTGCTTTCGTAGAAGAAAGCCCTTAACGCGACGATACCGTGTATCCATATCACACCGCTCAGTTACACTCGCATCTGTGGCCTCCTCATCGAGTTCCATCACTTTCGCATTTGCATGTAGGAAGTCCTCATAATACCTTTCTAGTTGTTCCAAACACACTGGTATTTCACTGGCATTTTCCTCGACGTAGCCGATCGTAAACTGTTCTATACTTTTCACCAATTCGACCGCTTGATGCCTTTTCAGTTGCACCGATTTCAACTTCttctccatttttattttaagaatTGGCGCGAAAGTTCACTGACTTCGCACAGCTTGCACGAAAGTTGTACGCAACGACGATCACGATTGGCGTGAGCTTGATGCGCTAATGGTTGCTTACAAGGATGGCGGTTTTCGCAATGGTTCCAACGGTCGGCGTCACCTTTCTCACGAACTAGAATACGCACGCAcgaaatgtttttatcaacacggaaaaaacgaaacaagaaTCACAGCACACTAAAGTCAGATTTGCCCGTGATAGCGGGGCAACCCACGTTGTGATTTGCGCAACACAACGGATAGCAAACGAATAAGTCCACACTTTGGTTCACACCAACGGTCACGGAGTGCCGTTTTCCCAAAATTAAGGCCACGTAGTGACCGTACACAAATTTTCACTGCACGTAGTGCTTCCTTTCacaatccggttcgaaggaccaaatgtaGAAAATTACACCGGGTGTGAAATTGGAGGAAAACTTGTGATATTTTGggaataagaaaaataacgtgTAGGCGGTTGAACTTTCACTTTGCTAATGTGTATTCACTTGTCcgtttgagttcatttgtacaTGCTATAATTCATTACATAGTTCATTTCATCCTCATCTATTTCCCTGTTTATATTGTAGCCTTCAAGTGTTGTGTTTCTAATCCCGTTACCATAATCCCATAATTCATGCCATAatataattcaaataaatatatacattgaaattcaaacaccgcttcaatacctttccaaaactgtcttaatcgtctcgctaggacacatggttacgaagttatggccatttgaaggaatgtctaacttttccatccatccatatggccatggttgaaattttgacgaaaatgcaaggtcaaccattatcgttcttatatcattgaggcttcttgaataaccaaaccaaagccctggaacacaatagaaaggatcttggcgatgaaaaagtctcaaaatgggtcatagtgcactatatacacatgctaaaattgataggttttcccgagtaaaatgcattcagagcccatttacaagactacccgtgagtttaatcgtagaattgaggcttcttgaataaccaaaccaaagccctggaacacaataataaggatcttggcgatgaaaaagtctcaaaatgggtcatagtgcactatatacgcatgctaaaattgataggttttcccgagtaaaatgcattcagaggccatttacaagactatccgtgagtttaatcgtagaacccatgtgcggctttagaagaccgcttcaatacctttccaaaactgtcttaatcgtctcgctaggacacatggttacgaagttatggccatttgaaggaatttccaactttcccatccatccatatggccatggttgaaattttgacgaaaatgcaaggtcaaccattatcgttcttatatcattgaggcttcttgaataaccaaaccaaagccctggaacacaataataaggatcttggcgatgaaaaagtctcaaaatgggtcatagtgcactatatacgcatgctaaaattgataggttttcccgagtaaaatgcattcagagcccatttacaagactatccgtgagtttaatcgtagaacccatgtgcggctttagaagaccgcttcaatacctttccaaaactgtcttaatcgtctcgctaggacacatggttacgaagttatggccatttgaaggaatgtccaactttcccatccatccatatggccatggttgaaattttgacgaaaatgcaaggtcaaccattatcgttcttatatcattgaggcttcttgaataaccaaaccaaagtcctggaacacaataataaggatcttggcgatgaaaaagtctcaaaatgggtcatagtgcactatatacgcatgctaaaattgataggttttcccgagtaaaatgcattcagagcccatttacaagactatccgtgagtttaatcgtagaacccatgtgcggctttagaagaccgcttcaatacctttccaaaactgtcttaatcgtctcgctaggacacatggttacgaagttatggccatttgaaggaatgtccaactttcccatccatccatatggccatggttccAACCTTAAGGGTGAGGCACTCCTCCAGACGGCGACGAGCCTCGGATTGGAGGTCCTGAACAGCGGTACGGAGCCGACGTTCCTGGGCAGGGGCGTAGCTCGGCCCAGCAGGGTGGACGTTGCCTTCGCAAGTCCATCGCTCTGCCGACCGGATGGAGCAGCGGAGATCATCAGCTCCTGGCGGACCCTTGCCAGCTACTCCTACAGCGACCACTGTTACATACGGTTTGCGGTCAGGCAACAGCTTCGAGCTGGTCAGCGGCCCGGACGGGGCATTCAACGGCTGGAAGGCGTTGAAGTACGGGAGGCAGGTACTCGCTGGCGAACTCGCCAGTTTTGTCCCCATACTTTCAAGCTAGCACTTGAGGCAACCCGCTTTGCAGATCGCGTAACAGATGCGACAAGCCTGGGAAGAGCGCTTACAGAGGCCTGCGATGCTACCATGGAGAGAATCTGGCACTTTCAGCAGCGGAAGAGCTGCAACGTCTATTGGTGGACCCCTGCCATTGGGGAGCTGACCGAGCGTTGTCGGTTGGCCCGAGAAAGGCAGAGCATGGCCTCGGACGAAACATCAGTCGAACTGGCTTCGGAGGAGCACCAGGAGGCGCGTGCTGCCTTAAGGGCGGCAATTAAGGCCAGCAAAGCGCAGCAGTTCGACGAGTGGCTGCGGGCCTTAGCTGCGGACGAGACGGGACAGTGGTTCCGGCAGGTCCTTCTGCGGTTTCGGGGCAGCTGGACGGCGCGAGAACGGGATCCAGCGGTGCTGCAGCGGATCGTGGAGGAGCTGTTTCCGGAGCATCCCCCGGTAGAGTGGCCGGACGTCGAGCCTTCGAAAGGGGACACTTCAGTCCGTCCGATCAGTCACC
This genomic interval from Anopheles merus strain MAF unplaced genomic scaffold, AmerM5.1 LNR4001047, whole genome shotgun sequence contains the following:
- the LOC121603318 gene encoding uncharacterized protein LOC121603318, whose product is MEKKLKSVQLKRHQAVELVKSIEQFTIGYVEENASEIPVCLEQLERYYEDFLHANAKVMELDEEATDASVTERCDMDTRYRRVKGFLLRKQPPPTAAQNMSNESMLLASSTLNSSGRSGAVNLRLPKIELPTFDGDSTKWLTFRDRFVAMIDSASEIPNIMKLQYLLSSLKGEVGLLFEHTTLTADNYEVTWAALLKRYDNPRTLIREYYRKIHHLPAVSCDNVDDLALLVDEFTRHVNGLKKLDEPVDTWDTPLANLLLMKLDSSTILAWENHSAQHKKDKYKELVDFLQDRVRILKSSCEFSNNGDGSLRMVAGNRRVSDHRPSIVGNAATARRTSPNVSAQQCVLGCAELHNLRNCPAFLRKDVQQRREVATRERLCWNCLNRSHHVRDCRSAFKCTTCNARHHSLLHVTPIVTMVAQSDDEVVLLETVQLQLVDDHGNKHTARALLDSGSMCNFISESMAHRLLTPLSKVSIAVSGIGQIKQHVKGSITATVRSLGEDFHSSMEFLVLKTPSAEIPTIPLNIAKWNIPNVQLADSSFHVPGKVDVVIGGNTFWEIHTGRKQSLGNGRPWLIETAFGWAVSGNTSQLAGPNLRLCHTAANEGAIERLLQRFWEAESIMEGPALSIEEDMCEKHYVATTSRNAQDRYIVSLPRSPKPERTLGLSKEIADNRLLGVERRLKANPEMEREYIKFMREYESLGHMIKLTEPVDDNKPHCYIPHHAVVKETSTTTKVRVVFDASCKTTSGYSLNDTLLIGPTVQDDLLTIILRFRKHAVAIVADVEKMYRQIRHCENDRNLLRIRYRECPSDPISTYELQTVTYGTATAPFLATRTLQQIAHDHKQQYPLAADPVLHDFYVDDLLTGAEDVVEAVGMRTQISQMLESAGFLLKKWASNVSEALEGVPSDDLAIKPVLDWQEDQAISTLGLVWEPSNDMLRFRVDLARPAQELTRSLVLSYTARIFDPLGLLGPTVILAKMFLQRLWGLKQDGKTLDWDRALPMDLQEEWRKLHNTNTCSYMYSLMLHKEHMEHAAMYEQYPQEASRVAQIQEETRISSWRHVPGVDNPADDISRGLSPEELLQCTRWWHGPSWLSYGQEKWPHDQPAMKEGEADIEERLAVSHIVTTSTMCDFSNILFAKYSRYGKLRRVVAFCLRFITTLKATKASSCKRVKVKADIKTLLHSVPPLTAEELQQAELRLCQLAQQESFAEELVDLQRGKQVSARSKLKWLSPYIDAQGVLRVGGRL